The genomic DNA AATCGAGGTGCGTGCAACGGGGAGGCGTGGTGTGAAAGCTGTAGCGTATGTCAGAAAAATGATTGTTAGGCTATTCCAGAGCACGGCACAGTTGATATCAGGACGAAGTCGCGATCCATGCGTTGCTGTGATGCCAGCCACTGCACATTTCCTGGTGTAGCCTATTTACCTGGACGCATGCACTAGCATTAGGCAAGGAATCATCGATTCGTGTTTTCTTCTCCAATCAGGTCGTTTTCCGTGTTAGCTCCCTCTAGCAGGTGTTTGTTCATTGTCAGGCTATCTATCATTTCTCATAGTCCGACAGGATAGGCTACTTTGGCCCAGCTGAAAGAGAATACGGAGCCTCCCACTGTGCATTCCAGTTGATAATAGCGGAGGCATTTTTGGACTCCTTCAGAGAAACAAATTATAGGCTGAATCAATTTCCACCCCATATTTGCCCCCAAAAGCTCAGTAGGTCCGCCTATTCATATGTCAAGGGTTTAGTTTATAATAGCATGCTTCAACATAAATTAACAGCGAATTAACATAACTGGTATGCATACTCTCTCTCTGACAATCAGCAGTTTAAATATGTATTCTACACCATTCTGTTGGGCTGGGCTTCGTTTGTGACAACACATTCACTTTATTGCCGAAGTCTATCAGGGAAAAGCAAACAAGAAGAAGATGAATTGGGCCTGAGTGGATTGGGGCCCCGGGAATGCCAGCCCTGTGCCGGCCATTGTTAATAATAGAGTGTCACATATTGAAAGGCTTTTTCTTAATGTTGTCCTGACTCTCTAACCTGCATGGAACCAGTGTCTCCTTATAAGGTCGTACACATAAacaattcagcaccatggacagcgccgCGAAGCGTGCCAGCTAACGATATAGCACCACGAACAGCACCATGACGAGCGTAGGCCTACACCAGTCACCTGAAATCTAAAATGTCACAGAATCAGCTTTTGCCTTATTATATTGCCATGACAAACCAAACCACCCTGGTCTTATAGGCCTATTGTGAGGCAAGGACAAGGTAATTTATCCATTTGTGTCACTAGAGATGACAAGGGGAGGTTAGGATATGGGAATGTCACTTCAACCCTAGTTCTGTCTCCGGTGATTTTCTTTTTGCATTACCCATAAATAAGTGACCTTGCAGCCCTCCCATCCTTTCATCTTCTCTCCCAGTATGAACAAACTGCTGCATCAGTCAAATAATATTCTCTGACATTATAGTCCATGTGCAACTCAAGGTGGGCCAGGCTACTGTGTTCCTGCCATTCAATTGTTTCTGTGCACCGAATATAACAACTGTATTGCTCATCATTAGTCAGTGACATTGGAGTAAGCTCAGGACTGAACATTTTTATTGGGCATGCTGTTAATGCCATGGGTAACTGCATAAAAAGTCCTGGGATAAAACACATATTTGAaatggtatatacagtatcatGTTGCCACGGACATGAGCATCAGCAGATGGAAGAGGACATTTTTTGCCATCTTTATGAATGCAGTCATTGGGCTATAGAACCTTTACAAGGTACATTTGTTAATTAAAATCTCCCATCTGCATGCAGTGGTGTATCCAGGATCTGTGCAATGCACTAAAAATAAGTCAATTCATCAAGTTTTTCTAGAGATGTTTATTCATTTAATGGATTCATATGTACATACAGAAATATTCAGGCACTCTGGACTGAACTCTCAGCttgcaaataattacaatatttTCATTCTTTTCAGTTTtcaaaagaaaaaaaatattacacCCTGAAAAGGTAGCAGATCTGAGTTtttaaacatgaatcaaaacaTAATGGAAACGAGGGCAAAAGAGAACCTCGTGGTCTCTATTTGGTTCATTATCCCCCTATTTTGATGAATTCCTAATTAACTactggtatacacacacacacattcatgcctAACCAGTCTCAACTCTATCCCATCCGTGGCAACAATACTACTCTCCACCATCAACAGTAAATGTGACAAATCATACTTCATAAAAACAATATCTATTCATCATTCTTAAAAATTAATTAAATTCATTGTTGCGCAGCAATCAGCATCCCTGTGCAAGATTTAGAAAAACATCCTCCtttagaggtagaggaggacgtGTTTGACAAAAGGGGCATTTCTCTTTGTGGGAAGGCGTGTCAGTGGTTTCACTGTAGGATGGGAGAGGACCTTGGGCCCACCTTGGCCCTGAGGAGGAAAGGCAGAGCAGGAGGGATGAGCCTGCCTACTTGAGCGCATTCATCCCTGTCCCCTCAGCCCTGACCAAcagcagagggtgtgtgtgtgaaaggtaATCAGTAAGTGTATATGGAAGTATGTATGAGTTTGTGTATAAACGTGCATGTTTGGTCAGGGGGTGTATGATATTGCAGATTTGGTAGCATGGGCATCAGTAgaagcagacagtgtggaggaaAGGCCTGTTGCTCTTGTCCTCAAACTCCTGCAGCAGCTCGTCCATCTCGTTTTCCATATCATCTGTGTGCTGGATCTGAGAGAGGGAAGGGACGGTCAGACATACAACACCTGCTACATGGGTCAAGGCAAGACATTCATACACTTTAGGGTTCAGTGTAACAGAATTACAGTGACATACCACTTACTCATACAACATTTAAGCATGTATTTATCGCCAATATAGTTTGCACACCTACGTTCCAAATCATTATGGTCAGACACACCATGTATCTTGCAGAAACACATATCCCACTGTAGCAACAACGTGACACTATGTACCCATACTACCATATATCCCTGATATCCATGCTATGACAATGTAACAGTGTAATCCTGTGATAATGGTTGCTGGtggccaggcaggcagacactcacacactgacacagctcACAGATGAGGAAAGCCCCCAGTGTGGCCTCCTCGTGGTTGTCCTGGATGTCCACGTTGATGACGTGAACCGGCGTGAAAGTCTCCTGCTCCCGAGAGCTCAGGTCTGAGTGGGAGAAATTGGGGAGAATAGTGATCGTTGATCAACATGAATCCAGAGTGACCTAGCCCGAGACTAACTTTATTTTAAGCGTATTCACTATTCCTAATTGATATTTCACAACTTGACATGAGAAGCCCCCAACCCCCCCTTCTGTCCCAGGTCCCTTCTCACCCTCTAGCACTTGGTCATAGACCCTCTCCTCACAGGTGATGACCAGGTCAAACTGGTCCTTACAGCTCTGGAAGCGTTCCGGTCGGGACTTGATTCGCTTGTTGCGGTCCAGCATGTGCAGGATTCCATTCTGTGTGTATCTGAGGTGCTCAGGGTCAAGGAACACAGCAAGACGAAAGAccaacacacaatacctcaaACATATGAAACTTACGGTGTCAGTCAGTCACTGTGAATACTCAAGACACAATGCCCCCTAGAGGCCAAAACTCACTCAAAATGTATTTGATCTTTGGAAGCTTCTAATAAATGTAACtaataacacttattttaactggGCTCAAATAACTTGAACTACCAGTGCAATATTTTAGGAAGTAACCTACCCTATCTACtcaatttaaacaaaaaaaaaaatgctatttTTTAGAGCAAAAACCGAGATGAATAGTCAAGAAAATATTACAGAAATGATCTCCAATCCTTGCCTGCATTGTAAGGATAAGGTCCCACTCTTGTATACTCCCAAATAGGGACTTGGCCAGTGAAAGGAGTGCTATGGCGTTCCCACTAACAATTAATATATAGCCCTTCTTTTTACAAGCATGCAGATATCTCCTTGCACAAAAATAAAGTTTTTTGTACATTGAAACATACCTCTTTAACCATACCCACCCCAAAGCACTACTGAGCAGGTCTTCCAACACTGAAATGTTTTAAATACGCTGAATCTCAAATGGATCGCTAGCTCCTACCCCACCATGTACTTCagtagatctgagaggatttaaTAGGCATCTACAATATGGTAATCACTCCACCTTTTCACCCTAAGTGCTTAAACATATCTAATTTTCTCAGATCTTAGGTGTGAAGGGAATAGGAGTCCATTTAAGGTTGGTCCATGTGGGTTCCAGAGTGGCCGTATGAATGTATGCCTATTCAAAGAAGTTGGCTCCAATGGCCAATTTATTTTCTGAAGAGCATATGGTTGAGAGCCCTGTAGTGGGGGGAGGGGCTACAATTCTTTACATGTGAAAGCATATACTGACAGAGCACAGAAGGAAAGAATGTTCAcattcaaaagtagtgcccttgGCTAAACAATATGTAGGATAAAAAAAACTACACTGACAACTAGTTGGGTCAAATACATATAGTGTTATACAAACCAGCCCTTCTCTTTTGTTTAAAGTCTAGATCCAGGTCGTGATATGGaaagactgggatatgttccctAGAAGTATTGGTTTCTTGGCCCCGAATCAACctacctggttatagagggtaaatGGCTACTTGTTTACATGTTGAAACCTGCTGAAGGCAAAATATTCCAAGCGCACCACCATTGTTAAAAAAGCATTGTGACAGCATGTGAGAAATCTCAAAAATAGATGTAATGGACTAGCCTGAGTGGCAGTCTGTATCTGCTATCATGCCAGCTTCTTGTCATTCTGTCATGCCAATGTTTGGATTAACAGGGGCAGCAATGGTGTtcgcaagagcacaaacagatctgagatcaGGTTAGTGAAGGACACCCTTACCTACAAAATCTCCCAACAATAAACACTATGAAATACTTCCCTGTTCAATCACCCTTAACAATTTCATACTTCTAATTCTGTATATTTTTCTGTGAAGATAAAGATAATAACTCACTGCAAAAAAGAAACATGAAGAGGTAGGGCTGTGTttatgttgtgtctgtgtgtgaatgcAAGAGTGCAGGGGATACAGCTCCTTGTCCTTGCGGACCAGGTCGTTGTACATCTGTTCATAAGTGGTTTTGAAGTCGTACACATTGGGCTTGTCCGGTGCAGGACCAGGTAGCTTCACATGGGACCCTGTCCCAAAAGAGCGAACTTCAAAGCCTCGCTTGCTGTATAAACAAAGAGAATGATGGGGGGAAAACGGTTACTTACAGACCAGCACATGCAAGACAAAAAGCATAGACCACAGAAGGGGAAATTTGTGGATCAGTCACCATCAATAAAGTAATCTCATCTCAAGAGCCATATCACAGGCGTCATTCCCCAAAAGGTAGGCTCTCCTTACCCTTCTCTCCACGCATGGAGATTTTCCAACTTTTATTTACTCAGTAAAATTACAAATTAGTCTAAGATACATTTGTTTAGTGTTAAGGCCAAACAAATCAAACGCGAACAAGCATTGCTTTGCGTAGACTCGAGAAAAGAATGGTCGCGAACGACAACGCCATCAAAAGCTTCATGCGCTACAAATTAGAAAGCAAGTATATTTCTCTCGCGTGGAGGCAAAGCAACGATCAAACGTGTTTGATTTGACCTTTACCCTACCTAAAAAAAAGTGTATACATTTTGAGTGTAGAGGCTGCGTTTGATTTGACCTTTACCCTACCTAAAAAGTTTCTAAATTTTGAATGTAAAGGCTGTTGAGTGACAACTACTTTATGACGCTTTCATGGAATAATCCCGAACCTGAAAGTACGTTGTAGGTGATGCATGGCAGGTCTCcctatttgttttatttgtataTTTCACCATTTTTTTACAATTTCAGGTAGTTCGCTGGTTGGTTGCCTAGTTCTAGTCAGAGTTTGATCTAGCTACCTCCAGCTAGTGACTGACGGAGGCTATGCGGATGGCCActgcactgaacaaaaaatgCCCTACTTCCGGTATTCGTAACACCGGCGAAGAAAAATAAATTAGCCTTATCTCCATGTGTGCCACTGGGAACTAGTTGAGCTTGATACGAAAATAAATAAGTATACGTCTCTGTCGTGTAAATATGGAAGTTAGCCATTGTGTATTGTAATAAAATGCGTCGTTTGCCGGAAACAGGCTTCGTTCTGCGTAGTAAGCCCATTGTTGTGTCGGGGAGGGTGAGCTCTCAGCCAGGTAAAAGACCCAGGCCGATGAAAATGAAAGGTCCTTGCTTCTTGGCATGTCGTCGTTGTTTAGTTTTCTTCCAGTAATGTTACCTGAGGATGTTGTGCGCTTCCATGCTGCGGTTCTGGTT from Oncorhynchus clarkii lewisi isolate Uvic-CL-2024 chromosome 7, UVic_Ocla_1.0, whole genome shotgun sequence includes the following:
- the LOC139413493 gene encoding RNA polymerase II subunit A C-terminal domain phosphatase SSU72-like; translation: MPSHPLRVAVVCSSNQNRSMEAHNILSKRGFEVRSFGTGSHVKLPGPAPDKPNVYDFKTTYEQMYNDLVRKDKELYTQNGILHMLDRNKRIKSRPERFQSCKDQFDLVITCEERVYDQVLEDLSSREQETFTPVHVINVDIQDNHEEATLGAFLICELCQCIQHTDDMENEMDELLQEFEDKSNRPFLHTVCFY